ATAGAATAATCCAAAATAAAACAGATTTCATACTCAATAGTTCGGTAAAAAAGTGTTTACATTGTACAAAAGAAAGGTAAAACGATTATTTTTAATTGACAGAAAAAAAACAAACCGTTTTACCTATGAAAGCAGAAACCTTCACAGTGGCAATATTACGAAAAATGAGCGATATTGGTATGAGCCAAAAGAAATTTATAATACACATTGTTGTTTTATTATTGAGTATTCGCAGCCGGATAAATTACCTGATGCTGTCACGTTATGGGAAATATAGCGAAAAAAGCTACCGCTTGAATTTTGAAAAAGACTTTGATTTTGAGACCTTTAACAGAGAGTTAATTCTTTCAAATTGTAGCAACTCCCTGCTGTGGATATTTGATCCGAGCCATATTGCCAAAAGCGGGAAGCATACGCCGGGTGTGGGCTATTTTTGGTCGGGCTGTGCCAGTTCAGTGAAATGGGGTTTGGAGTTAAGTGCCTTAGCGATAGGGGATATAGAAAACCAGACAGCACTGCATTACCATGCCTGGCAGACCGAGTGGCAAAAAGGGACGGAAAGTTTGCGAATATGGTATGCGAAGCTGCTTTGCAGTCGGGCGTTGGAATTGCAGCAGATGACCAAAATATTGACGGCAGATGCCTTTTTCTCCAAAAAACCTTTTGTGGATATGGTTTGCGCTGCCGGCTTTACCTTCGTTAGTCGCTTACAACACAATAGCTACCTGCGCTATGCATATACAGGCGAACAAAAACCGGGTAGGGGACGGCGCAAAGAGTATGGCGGGAAAATTGACCTCAGAAACCTGGATGTAGCACATTTTACCATACTCAAAAAGGTGGATCATGAAATTGTTTATGAAGGCATTGCCCATGTGCGCAGTTTGAAACGTTGGTGTAAATTAGTCGTTGTTCATGTACTGCGCAATGGAGCAGTAAGCAAAGTAGCCGCCTATTTTTCAACCGATAAGGATATGGAAGGCTTAGTCGTTTACCAATGTTACAAAATGCGCTATCAAATAGAGTTTCTATTCAGAGATGCCAAGACCCACCTGGGGTTGGAACACTCACAAAGCAGACAGAAAGATGCCCTTAATTTTCATTTCAATATAAGCCTTTCTACAATCAATGTGGCCAAAGCAGCTCACTGGCTCAACATTCCCAAAAATGAAAGAGGACCTTTCTCAATGGCAGACATTAAAACGCAATATATCAACGAATTGCTACTCGACCGATTAATTTCCTTGTATGGCAAAGACCCATCTGTGGAAAAAAATAAACCCGAAATCAAAAAACTATACCAATTAGGGCGTATTGCCGCTTAGAATTTTACCGAACTATTGATACTGATTACCGTTTTTTATTTTTCGATCATGCAAAAAAACCTTTGAAACTATACTGCGCGGGTAACAGCGGTAAGCGGTGCTCGGTAATCGTTGAATGATTTTCCAAACTTCATTTTTGCTGCAAAAATACAATTTTAAAACGTCTTTTTTTTTTTTTGAATAATATATGTTTTACTTTTTAGCAGGTGAAGAAATGACTTGTGTGTTTTTTGGGACCAGCAAATTAATGTTATCCAGCTCACAAAAACGTTTCAATTGATTTGCGCGAATTTTCATAGTATAAGTTCAACGATTGAATTTCAAACCATGACAATCTATGTTCTTTTTGAGCTGAATACATCCTGAATTAGACCTCAGATTCTTCAGTTAAGAAGAGATTCAAAAAACCTACTCTAATGACTGTCAATGAACTATTTATATAGCTTAAGTCCATTTCAGAGAGGTAAATGTCTAAGTTTATCAACGCAACAAAAAAAGCTGCAATAAATGGTCTGGTTTATATCAGTTTAGGTTGCTTACTGATTCAAAAAATTAAAGTCTCCTCCTGCCCAATTTTTACGAAGGTTGGGCAGGCAAATAGTGAATAACATACCACTTTAAAAATTCAGTTGAATTTAAGCAAACTGGATTTAAGGATTTTCTACTGAAATCTGAACCGAGCCGGAGATACCTGTTTGCCATTGCACCTCTATTTGGTAAGTCCCTTGACCGGAAAGAATAATGCCACCGGTTATTGTCCAATTGTAAACAGAGCCGGGTATTGAGGCGACAGAATATTGTTGTGTTTGGTTGGCGCAAGCAACTGCCGGACCTGAGATGTTTACCGGAAGCACTACCTGAATAGTTTGTTGCAATGCGTTATAACCGGTATTGCTTTCCCACAAACCCAAATTGGCTAATCTAATGGCATAATCAGGGTTATTGCTTAATGAACTTAAAGGATCAGGCAAATGCAGAAACAGGTCGTAAGAACCGCAAGGAAGGTTAGCCGGTAAAAGAACGTTGGCAAAAACAGTTTGGACTGTGCCGGCAAACCAAAACCGGGGGTTAATGCCTGTCAGGTCTAAAGCATATTCGCTGTTATCGTCTAAGTTGCGCAACACCAACTTTACTATTCTTGGGTTGACCGGTGCAGCAAATCCCGTGTTTTGTATTTGAAAGTTAAATGACAGAGTTCCACCATGAGAAACGACCTGCGGAATTGCAGAGTTGATCAACTGAAACCGGTACCCCAACTTCCTTTTGATGTTTTCAAGGCAGTTTTCGTTTTCCCATCTTACAATCACCTCGGGATGATAATAGTCGTTGCAGTAGGTCCAGTGGAATCGTTCCATTTCTGACAGGGTATTGGAACAATTCGTATATTCGGGGGTATCTCCGCAGGTTTCTCCACCCATTACCAGATAACGGCTTTCGGCTGCCCAAAAAGGCTTTTCGGTGAGCGTGTCGGAAAAAGTATAGTCGTTATAGGCTACTAAAAAACAATCGTTATGCGCAGCAAGCCGGCTCAAAGTTGTTTCGTTATATGCCTCTACTAATGTAATGCTGTCGGCAGGCAAACTGAGGTTATAATAGGTGGCTTTCAATTCGGGGTACCGCAAAGAAACTGTCCGGAATGTGGGTAAAGCACTGAGGAGGCTATCAGTTACTTCTTTTCTGTCAGCCCAATTTTGTGGGGTCAGAGGTGCATTGCTGACAGCTCCAAAATAATCGCTGTAATAGTTTTCGCCCCAGATGCCCCAAAAGCCATTTTGAAGAGTGAGTATCACATCCGCGTGTTGTTGCAGAATTGGCTTTAACTGAGCGATATGTTGCATCACGATGCTTTTAGGCGCATCACCGAAAGGTGGAATTGGATTATTCCAGGCATCTGTATTAAGCACCTCGTTGATATAGGTGAATCGAGGAATTACTTTAAAACCTGCCTGTCTGATTATATTAAAATCGTTATGAAGCGAGGTTAAAAAGCTATTGCTGATTGGGGAGCCGGTAAAAGTGTTGAGTATGATATACCGGAATATCAGAGATTGTTGGGTAGTATTCCGTATTTCGTTTAATTCTTCAACAGTAAGCGGAATAACATCATCTCCGGAAGTTTCGGTATAACGATAAAATCCGCGTTCGGGATTTGGAAAGTTACTGTTATCGGGGGAATAAAACTGAGTACCGGGTTGTGCATATCCGAAGTAAGAACTTAAAAGAAGCAGCAGACAAAAGATGACTTGCATGTAGCATAGTTTCATTCAGCCATAAATAAACGGTTAAATTTTTAAATATACTCTTTGCCCGTATCTTAACCGTATTCAAAATACCCTTTGCTTAGAAAGTATCTTCAAAAGCACATCCATGAATGCTTCTTAAATCAAAGCCTCAGCAACCAAAGTACTAATACTCGTCTTCGTTAAAGAAGAAGTCGGAACGGGTGGGATAATCAGGCCAAATTTCCTCGATACTTTCGTAATAATCCCCTTCGTCTTCCAATTCTTGCAGGTTTTCAATCACTTCAATAGGTGCGCCCGAACGGATTGCAAAGTCAATCAATTCATCTTTGGTTGCAGGCCAGGGTGCGTCTTCCAAATAAGAGGCTAATTCTAAGGTCCAATACATATTTACTAATTAGATTAAGGTTTAGTTTAATAAAATTTTGAAATTTTTCGCAAAAGTAGAAGTTTTATCGTAAATTGCAAGAGGTAAGTCTGCATGACGAAAAAAAAATTACAATAGGGCAGTTATCCAGGCTTGCGGGGGTTCCAAATTATTTCTTCGACATTCATTTCAACAGCAATTTTGCGGCCAAGAACAAACAAATAGTCGGAAAGCCGGTTTAAGTAATGAATGACCATGACATCAACAAATTCTCTGCCCGACAACAGTACAGCCATTCTTTCCGCTCTGCGGCAAACACATCGGGCAATATGACAAAAAGAAACAGCAGTATGTCCGCCGGGCAGCACAAAATTTTTCAGGGCGGGCAATCCTGAATCTAAACGGTCAATTTCTGCTTCTATTTTTTTTATATCATCTTCATACAACGGAGGTGGTTGCGCTTTTACTTTGTCAGGGTTAGTTGCCAGATTAGCCCCTACTACAAAAAGCGTATTTTGAATCTCTGATAAAAAAACACGGTGTTCTTCTTTGTCTGAAACATCCCGCACCAACCCAATATAAGAATTGAGTTCATCAACAGTTCCGTATGTTTCGATGCGGATATGTGCTTTAGAAACCCTGCCGCCTCCAAAAAGCATGGTAGTTCCGTCATCTCCGGTTTTGGTGTAAATTTTCATCGGTTATTGCTTGTGTCGGATGCTCAAACTAAAAAAAAGCCTAAGTATTGTTCAAAGTTGTTACAAAACTTCGACAAGCTCAAAAAAGTTGATTAATACAACTGGTGTCTTTTAGTTCAATTTTTGCGCTGCTTCACTTTTTTACCCAAACTTCTAATTTAAGATTATCTAAGTACACCGGAAAATTGCTATTGTTTAGGGCATAGGCTTTTAACATGGTTGACCGGGGTGCATTATTAGGCACTTTGACAAACATGCTGACTTCGCCCCACACCTTGCCTTTACCTCCCCAAAGCGAAAAGTCGTCATTGCCGGGTTTGCTTTGTATGCGAACTCCCCTCCATTTTTTAAATTTTGGAGTTTCATTTCTCATTTCAACCACTAACCTGCTCATATCCCACCATGAAAACACCCTTTCATTGCTGTAACATTGTGCCGAAACTTTAACATATTCTCCGCCATTTAACTGTAAGCTGTCTAAGGTGCCTGCAATTCCGGGGCTAAATTCTATCTCTTTAGTCAAAACAAAACTCTGCTTTCCGTCATAAACGATTGTGTCATTTACCTGAGTCAAGGTAGTGTCTTCAAAATTGTGAAATACCAAAGTCCGGTCAAACACTAAATCTTTAGGTTGCCATTCGCCGGAATCGAACATCACCAAATCGCGATACTCTAATTCTGTCTTTCCAAAAACACCTCTGTAATATGCAAAATTTGCGACTTCCGTCCAAAGAACACCCAAACTGAACTGATAGGTCTGAAACAGGTTGAGCAATCCGAAGAAAAGCAGAACAAGTGTCAAACCCACTCTTTTTACCAAAGACAAACTTAGGGAAGTAAAAACATAACCCATCGGAATGGCCATCAGTGCATAAGTTTCGACCATTGGGCGGGAACCAAAACCATTGATATAATACCAACACCACCAGCTATAAGCAACATAAATATGAATGGGCATAAACAACAGAATACCGGTGCTGAAAGGGTTTTTGCGTTTATATAACCACCAAAATCCTATCACGCCGAAAATCATCAAAGGGGTATAGCTTAGCCAACCATTTGAAAACCCGATCAACCCTCCTTTCAGATGTGGATGTAAAAAATCAAAGGTTTCGTTTTTATAACTGTAATGCAGCCAATGACCGGTCTGAACTTTCCAGTAAATCAATTGGGGCAGCCCTGCCAATATTGCACCGATTACCGCTGCACCAACTTGCCGGAAATTTCCGGCCACAAATCCCACCCTTTGATGCAAGAGTTTTAAGGAGGTAACTCCATACAAAACAGGAATCAACACACAAATCAATTCTACCGGCCGGATAACGGTAATAAACCCGCAACATAACCCTATCAGAAATCCCCATTTTATTTTCGGGTCATCGTAAAAACGTATCGTTGCATAGAGCAACATTGCATAGAGGGCGAACAAATAGGCGTGGGACATTCCGGGGTTGAATACCGAAAAATAATAAAGATTAGTGCCTAAAGCAACCGTCAGCAAAACTACGGTGGTGATATTATCTGAAAAATAATGAAGCAGCACTTTTCTCAAAAACACCAACCCTACAAAAGAATAACAGGCACCGGCAAATAAAATCAGAAACAGATAGGGCAACGAATACCCATCAGGAGCATACCCTAAAACATGTGCAATAAAATGTGCTAAGGCAAAAAATGGCAATTGCAGAATGGCGACTCCCATTGTATATTTGAAAACCTGACGACC
This is a stretch of genomic DNA from Sphingobacteriales bacterium. It encodes these proteins:
- a CDS encoding transposase, producing the protein MKAETFTVAILRKMSDIGMSQKKFIIHIVVLLLSIRSRINYLMLSRYGKYSEKSYRLNFEKDFDFETFNRELILSNCSNSLLWIFDPSHIAKSGKHTPGVGYFWSGCASSVKWGLELSALAIGDIENQTALHYHAWQTEWQKGTESLRIWYAKLLCSRALELQQMTKILTADAFFSKKPFVDMVCAAGFTFVSRLQHNSYLRYAYTGEQKPGRGRRKEYGGKIDLRNLDVAHFTILKKVDHEIVYEGIAHVRSLKRWCKLVVVHVLRNGAVSKVAAYFSTDKDMEGLVVYQCYKMRYQIEFLFRDAKTHLGLEHSQSRQKDALNFHFNISLSTINVAKAAHWLNIPKNERGPFSMADIKTQYINELLLDRLISLYGKDPSVEKNKPEIKKLYQLGRIAA
- a CDS encoding cob(I)yrinic acid a,c-diamide adenosyltransferase, whose product is MKIYTKTGDDGTTMLFGGGRVSKAHIRIETYGTVDELNSYIGLVRDVSDKEEHRVFLSEIQNTLFVVGANLATNPDKVKAQPPPLYEDDIKKIEAEIDRLDSGLPALKNFVLPGGHTAVSFCHIARCVCRRAERMAVLLSGREFVDVMVIHYLNRLSDYLFVLGRKIAVEMNVEEIIWNPRKPG
- a CDS encoding DUF2795 domain-containing protein, which produces MYWTLELASYLEDAPWPATKDELIDFAIRSGAPIEVIENLQELEDEGDYYESIEEIWPDYPTRSDFFFNEDEY
- a CDS encoding DUF4832 domain-containing protein gives rise to the protein MQVIFCLLLLLSSYFGYAQPGTQFYSPDNSNFPNPERGFYRYTETSGDDVIPLTVEELNEIRNTTQQSLIFRYIILNTFTGSPISNSFLTSLHNDFNIIRQAGFKVIPRFTYINEVLNTDAWNNPIPPFGDAPKSIVMQHIAQLKPILQQHADVILTLQNGFWGIWGENYYSDYFGAVSNAPLTPQNWADRKEVTDSLLSALPTFRTVSLRYPELKATYYNLSLPADSITLVEAYNETTLSRLAAHNDCFLVAYNDYTFSDTLTEKPFWAAESRYLVMGGETCGDTPEYTNCSNTLSEMERFHWTYCNDYYHPEVIVRWENENCLENIKRKLGYRFQLINSAIPQVVSHGGTLSFNFQIQNTGFAAPVNPRIVKLVLRNLDDNSEYALDLTGINPRFWFAGTVQTVFANVLLPANLPCGSYDLFLHLPDPLSSLSNNPDYAIRLANLGLWESNTGYNALQQTIQVVLPVNISGPAVACANQTQQYSVASIPGSVYNWTITGGIILSGQGTYQIEVQWQTGISGSVQISVENP